The genomic window TCACGGTTCTGAAATTCAACAacctgtttctcttttttctaaGTAAACACCCGCAACATTAATTATGCCAACATCTGTTTGATTAACTTGCATGGAATGTTTGAAGTTTAGAATACAAAGCGGTCTGACATGTAATGGAATTTACAGTGCATTGTGTCAGAAAACTTGTTGTTCTGTCATCAAATATATAACACATACTGTGTTTAGTAGGATGTGATCTCAACACACTCGACACTTGCGTCAGTTACACTACTGTTGCTTTTGTTGCTATAAACAAGCTTATTTGGTGGTTGCTCAAGTTTCCATTATATGCCTTCGGATAGACATCAATATTCAGACTTTTAAGAGTATTTCACACAATTTAGCTGTTTGCATTCTGAACTGCAAAGAAGCTTTGATTTTTACAAACCAGATTTTAACCTCTTTTTTTATGCATCTAATTGTTTAATCAgagttagttgtttttttttttttttaactacatttaacTCATCTGTGACACGCAAACTACACAGTATTGTCTCAGTATCCTCATATGTTATGAGACTTTCACAATATGGATAAATGGAAGaataaggaattttttttttttacatatattgtcCATTGTTGTCTCATGCATCTTGTAAGATGTTCACAAGAGCTTAATTGGGAGTTTTCAGTCATAGTTAACATGCATAATAAAttagtacttttttaaaaattagtttaaattagtatttgtttgtttgtaatggAATATTGGATATTTAGAACCAAATGCAAAAGCAGATGTAAAACTGAAGTCAGATTTGTGTGCAGTATGAACAAACCCTTAATAATGAACAGTCCTACATGGGTAATATATCACCCATGCTGTCTAGGTGGAAAAGCAGTGATTTCATGGACAGCCAGACAAGGAGGGTTGATCTATGCATGAGAATGGTGCTTGGTTGGACCTGATCCAGCCTTGGGTCATGCTAACTGGTCCTGACCTCTCACCTTTTAGCCAAGGGAGGTTAATTATAGCGGACCTGTAACTGGAGCTGTTACATCCGAGTCAGTTTTTAGCAGGGTGTAAGACTGAAcacaaaaagacacacacacttgtacacagacacacatatctTACAGTCCAAAGGTTGAGTGGAGACCTTGAAGTCTCGTGTCTCTCTGATCTAGAGGGGAAACCCACATCTGAACCTGGTTTTTCGCTGGATAACTCTGAAGCCAAATCTGCCTGGGGACCTGACATTATGCCCAAGCCACTTAAACTCACAAaaacagagagaaggagagagttgAGGGTGGtaaagagaaagggagagagaaagggagagagaaagggaggtGACAAAGAAATAAAAAGCGTGGGTCTGAATGGCCTCAATTAACCTGAACATTCACTTCcacattttttttccttcaaaagaaaaagaacagtTTGTTGTCTGAGGACTTGGGCttggagagagaaagagtctGTAGGTCTAAATTTGACATTGTGATTAGCTAAGTTGAAAGTTAACCCACAGTTAAAATGTACAGTCTTCaatttttttgtatgcaaatcACGCATGACTgtttttatattacagtatttcacaGTATACTGTGTCAAAGTAATGTCCATATGACAGAAAGGAACAATTCTAAGATTATACAAATCATGCAGTTAGTTAACATCAGTGGTTACATGATGTGATCATAATGATTACAATTTAAGGGAAATGTAGAAGTTGTTATACTGAGTCCCTGCTGAGGTTGGCGTCATCTCTTCACAGGTGTTGGGGTCATCTAAATCTTTGTGAGAGGCTGGAGCTGGCATAATCTTTAGTTACTTCCTAAAGCTTTTTTGGTCATTGCATAATCATTTTTGGATCATTTTGGTTACTGTGTAGGGATGGcagaaataattgaaaattatttggtaataataaacttaaaaactTAGTGTGGTCATGTCATATTAGcacacacaattaaattttttacctGTCCAGTAAAAAATGTCCAGTTTCAGTAATGTTGAAGTGTTGAATATTAACTTTTGCATTCTATTTGAACtctgtaaattaataatttaattgacgTTAGTAATGACAtgtctaaagaaaaaaattaaaaactgtttagATTAATAATGTTCTTAGTAAATGAGCAAAACAAAGTATTAAATTCTGTTTCCTATACTGAAAATGTGCACAGGCTGTTTGTTTAAATATGAGAGAAAGTCATTTTAAACACatcattctttttgtatttttcccAGAATTCTCGCTAGCTTCTCTTCATAGTGAGCCACTACATGACATTTTTAGTGGATGTCTGTTTTGGGGTCAGGAAAAGCATTGCTCTTGGCCTTTCAGTTCCATTGGACTGTATGGATTGTGGCAGTTTAACTACAGAGTATTCCTGCTACAGTACATCAGTTTTTGAGAATTGTTGATGtgctaataataatttagaaaaatattgcGTGCTATAATCTATGTTTTATGGCTTGACTCCCAAATAATCTGCAGATGAAgttgaaattaaaactaaatctcCTTAGGCCGCATATTGTTGAAGTTTAAAGATGCCTTAAAGCTGTGGATGTATGTAAATGCATTGCAGATGTTTAAAATTCTATGCATTTGCACTGATTACACTCAATGCAAATTGAAAAGACGGCTTGAAATTCAAATAAGTTTTAGAAATGACCTCCTCACACAGTTTAATAGAACAGGCCTCTCTTCGATGGGTTGCTCCGTATCATTTTCCTTGCCTGCAGGCAATATCAAATCCCAGACGATTTGCAGTCCACACTTAATAGAAAAGCAAAGCAATGCTTCACACCAGTGTCGACTCACTCTTAGCATAACATTCACTTTTCAATTTTGGATTTTCATATCACTTCACTAAAGAGAACGCAGAGTAAAGTTTATCTTGGGTGAAGCTTGTGATTTCACTGCCCGGTACCTGCAGCTTGGACTCAAAATCTGAGGCCATGAAAAGATAGATGGATAATGGAGCAGACAAGAAGATAAGTTTGAGCTCGTCTGTGACTTCAGTTTGGATTCTTCTAGTAGACAGTGATGGAGTTGGAAAATAAAtgcaatggaattttttttttttttttttttttttacggcaaTCATAATTTTGAATTAAGCAATGTCAAATGAAAATCACATACCCCATCTATCTTTTGTGGTTAATAGTTCAAGAAATCTAATTCACGAATTCTAATTCTTAGTGTATTGCACAAGATTAAAACATGCAATGtatttaattctttaaatatattgcagtatttgTGGCATCTGAATAAGCTATTTGTAAGAATCAGCCCCATACTGTTCATGATTTAAAGCATTGTAGTGTGCTTCTACTTCATTCAGTAAGACCTCCATGCCAACTACACCATGTGCTTATGGTTAGCAGGACAGCAAGGATCTCTGATAGCATCACTCCCTCCTTCCTTCTGTCTGAAGCAACTCTGATTCTTCCATCTTGTTGATAGATTGCCTGACCAAGAACACAGTATAAAATATTGTGCATCTTCAGGACAGTTCCTTTGAGGTGTGTTTACTTAAGAAATGAAGTCAATGATCAGAATGAAATATATCTGTAGCCAGTCAAGTCATCTTCCATGGGTCCTCTTTGAAGGTAGGGCTTTTTATTATTGAGTCAAAGAACACAAACAGGCCAGTTTGCAGTGAGGTTAAGACACAGCCAGTGATCAAAGTTTCTGGGTTATAATAGTTATGTCAACATTTTTGTTCGTACGAGTCAGTGCTTGTTAAATTGAAATTGTTATTTTGCCTTttattttggaatatttttttttttcttttaaaccgaTGCTACTGTCTGTCTCCTTGCTAATCACCTATTTCCTCCACAGATGTCATGTGGCAAATAAAACATGCCCAAAGAATCACAGCTGGAGTAATCGCTTGTGCAGATGTGTGCCACTACCCGACACCCTCTTTTCAGAGTCAAATTATGGTAAGTGCTAATGCACATGTTTACTGCCTTACAATGCTGTGTTTTGCATGTGTGTCTGAGCATGACTGTATGAAAgagaatatatacacacacacatatatacatacacaggtgctggtcatacaattagaatatcatcaaaaagttgaatcatttcactaattccattcaaaaagtgaaacttgtatattatattcattcattaaacacagactgatatatttcaaatgtttatttgttttaattttgatgattataactgacaactaaggaaaatcccaaattcagtatctcagaaaattagaatattacttaagaccagtacaaagaaaggatttttagaaatcttggcaaactgaaaagtatgaaaatgaaaagtatgagcatgtacagcactcaatacttagttgggactCATTTTGCCTGAATTAATGCAGCAGtgcagtgtggcatggagtcgatcagtctgtggtacagctcaggtgttatgagagtccaggttgctctgatagtggccttcagctcttctgcattcttgggtctggcatattgcatcttccttttcacaatacctcatagattttctatggggttaaggtcaggcaagtttgctggacaattaagaacagggataccatggtcgttaaaccaggtactggtagctttggcactgtatgcaggtgccaagtcctgttggaaaattaaatctgtatctccataaagttggtcagcagcaggaagcatgaagtgctctaaaacttcctggtatacggctgcgttgaccttggacctcagaaaacacagtggaccaacatcagcagatgacatggcaccccaaaccatcactgactgtggaaactttacactggacctcaagcaacatggattgtgtgcctctcctctcttcctctagactctgggaccctgattttcaaaggaaatgcaaaatttactttcatcagagaacataactttggaccactcagcagcagtccagtcctttttgaagagGGACGGTTcagatgctgtctgttgttcaagagtggcttgacacaaggaatgtgacagctgaaacccatctCTTGCATAcatgtgcgtagtggttcttgaagcactgactccagctgcagtccactctttgtgaatgtcccccacatttttgattgagttttgtttcacaatcctctccagggtgcggtaatccctattgcttgtacttTTGTTTTATACCACATATTTTCCTAcccctttgcctctctattaatgtgcttgtacacagagctctgtgaacagccagttcttttgcaatgaccttttgtgtcttgccctccttgtgcaaggtgtcaatggttgtcttttggacaactgtcaaatcagcagtcttctccattattgtgtagcctacagaactagactgagagactgTTTAAAGGCCTTTGCTGGTGTTTTgatttaattagctgattagattGTGGCACCAGGCGTCTACactattgaaccttttcacaatattctcattttctgagatactgaatttgggattttccttagttgtcagttataatcatccaaattaaaagaaataaacatatgaaatatatcagtctgtgtgtaatgaatgaatataatattacaagtttcacttttttaatagaATTTACGGTGGCCGAGACAGCTCAACATGCTGCAACTTaggaaaacacatgcaaattgaaaaaacatcagcatGTGAAGAAAAAATCTTCATCaattgacaacacaagtgttgcaaatcatcacaacacatgcatataacgaaacgcgctgcaaatcctcacaacacttgCATACAATGGAACGCGCTgaaaatacttcacaacacatgcatatagcgaaacgcgctgcaaatacttcacaacacatgaatatagcgaaacgcactgcaaatacttcacaacacatgcatatagagaaatgtgctgcaaatacttcacaacacatgcatacaacgaaacacgctgcaaatacttcacGACACATATAAATTAAGAAACGCAGCACATACACATTTAgcaacaattaatgaagcattggaaatttattttcattaaccttgaatTATATTTAGTTGAGaatattaaagttagccatcttaagtaacgTTTTACTTTTAATCATGGTATTAtgcagcttatttaggctaataatttccaaaagataaaggaatcatgtttaaaaaacaccataaaaaaacctcacctttcagttcatcaacaactccactgaccagtagccactgcacgATAAACAAATTCAAGTCGGGTCCGACACTTTTTGaggtctccttgaaacatttccattgtggtcagtgctatttgcagcgcgtttgttaattgcatgtgttgcgatgatttgcagcatttctttatatgcatgtattgtgatgatttgcagcgtgtttcgttatatgcatgtgttgtgatgatttgcagctcgtttcgttatatgcaagtgttgtgaaggatttgcagcgcaattcgttatatgcatgtgttgtgatgatttgcaacacttgtgttatcaaactgatgaagatgttttcttcatttgctgatgttttttcaatttgcatgtgttttcttaagttgcagcatgTTGAGCTGTCTCGGCCACTGTAacaattagtgaaataaactttttgatgatattaaaattatatgaCCAGTActggtgtatgtatatatgtgtgtgtgtgtgtgtgtgtgtgtgctgttattGGAATGGGTGGTGACAGTGCAACTTTGGTGTTCACTTTGGAATTAAGGAAATAGCTTATCACGAAGGCAGAGCGCAATCACAGAGATCTGCAATCAATACCCTGACTACACATCAACAAAACAAAGCCTACAAAAACACGGTTGCATTTCTGTAGAGAGGAAAGCTGCCATAATATCTGCTTTCAGCTTTGTGCCAATTGTTCAAGCCAAACAAAAGAATCCCCAGCAAagtgtgttcatttaaaatggaatAATTACTCTTTCTAACCCTTGTAACTGATCTCAAACCTGAGTTCTTGTGCAGATGGAGCGATGGTAATGACATACTTGTCTTCCTTACGCTTAGTAAATATGACAGGTCAAACCTGCTGTGGATATAGCAGTTTATGCGCAGAGCATAAGAATGCACAGAAGACCTTAAGGCTAAAATAGCCATACAAATATGTGAGTGCAGTTAAAAACAGTGGCATACATATTGGGGCATTATATTAAATTTGAAAAGACAGGTTGATTTGGTGTGGGTGGTTATGTTCCTATAGCATGCTGGCCAATTTTGTTGACTGTCATGCTGTAATGGAATAAAAGATTTGCGTTCAGCTCCACTGTAGCAGTTGGGGAGTGAAAGCGGACACAGGACTAGGAGGAATGTGTTGGGACTTTTTGCTTGCTTCATAGAAAAATCCCACATCACCTTTTACTTTGCTCGGCCCATGACAGATAAGCTTTATACTGCATACTGTAATAGCACATTACCTTGTGGGTTAGCTTATTTTGACTACTAATAGCAATAACGATTCTCCTCTTTCCAGTTGTGTAATTTCACATGTTCCCCCTCAAACATACTTACAGTAAGTAGCAAGATCTTTCTCTGCTGCAGTTGCATGTTACATAAGACGAACTGATGCTATACTATAAAGCGACATAAATGGTCATCTTGTTTCCACTAGTACTCTCTCTCTTCCACCTCCTCTCCATGTCTGTTCTGTATGTCCTTTGAGGCACATAAACATAGCTGAAATGCTTTGAGAGCAGTTATGTGGCTTGACCATGACAGAGAACCATTGCAaaaacactgattactgtcagagCATGCAACTTTGGCTGGATTTTGTTTGGTGCTTGTGAAGCAGCATCTTGCATTATGGGTTATATTTACTTTTGTTTCCGTGTGGTGTGAAtggattcattttttaaatatgtgtctTGATTGTTGGAGTATCAATGATAAGTGAAAGATAATAGTGTCCAAGATAAGTTTAAAGCATGTTTTCAgagatgtaatttttttatttattttttattttttttactttcagatttaatgaatttaaaaatgtcaagtaAAAAGTGATGgcacattgttttattttcaacacATTTTGTAACCTGAACTTACTTTGCCATGTGcagttcttttctttctttattcattATGATATCAACTTCAACTTCAATtaatttgtatagcgcatttataCACAATTTCGTTGCCCAAAGTGCttcacagtgtaaaataaaaaaacaaagtagacatactaaatttaaaatacagaattaaaCAAGAACTAGTTAAAAAGCCAAGCTAAACAGATAAGTCTTCAGCTGAGACCTAAAGACCTCCACTGATGGAGCTTGTCAAATATAAAAAGGGAGATTGTTCCACAGTTTTGGGCCTGCTACTGAGAAAGCATGATCACCTTTTGGCTTCTTTTTGGACAGAGGAGTAACTAGCAACAGTTGATTTGATGAtcttatatgtgtatatatgtgtattcgTAAACATGAAATCtagttttgaatgtatttttgaatacattaaaAGGTACAGAAAAAGTGTGTGTCTTGTCATTGGTCCTAAAGAAGTTGGTgcccaaaattaatttgcactgATCCAAATCTATCCTcttatggtaaatggactgcatttatatagggctttcaacagacccatggccatccaaagcgatttacaaattgCCTCACATTCAACCactcagccattcaaggcgccatccagctcatcgggagcaACTGGGGTTAGATgttttgctcaaggacacctcgacacttggtcaggtggagctggggattgaaccaccaaccttccagtttgtagacaacctacatgaatcactgagccactgccacccCATATAGCCAAACATTCAAATttccaaataaaaaacattcttcCAACATCTGAATATCCTAAAAGTGTTTCAGAAACAATCTAAATCCAACACCTGCAGAAATGTGTTCCCCATGTTattctaaacaaaataaatgctgacTTGAATCTCAAATATGGTAAATGAGGTAAACCACATATCTTCAGAGGGAATACATTCTGTGAAATCATATATGTGAGTTGAATCCAGAGTGACATATAAAAAAACTCCCTCTGTGTTGTGaaagcagtttttaaaatgtggttATTCCAACAAAACCAGCCCAGTATGGTTCCTTTTCAGTGAAAAAccaaatatagttttttatttaccGTAACTGAGCATTTTCCCAAGAGAAATGACTTGAAACATCAACAGCAAACAACACTACAAAAATACCATTGACATTCCATGAATGTGATAACAACTTAAAGTTAAAATCATTCTGGTTTAAATTACATAACATTTTGTCTATATTGCAAGGTTCTCTGCACATATGTAGATGAACAAAAAAGTTAATGTGAACATTTATTAACTCCTTTTAGATGACTAATTGTTCGTAATGTGGCTGTGATTTATTTAATCATCAGAAAATACAAAACACTCGTGACAGGATTTCACTTTCTCTCTTCAGCCAAATTCTTAGGCCATTTTGTACACTCCAAAACAAAGGAGGGAATATACTGTAGGAGAGTTGAATTAGCCACCGCATGTAATGTTTTCATCAAGATTTAAAGTAAAACATCTGTTTAGACCTTTTGGGGTAGTATAAGGAATGCTGGGTAGAAAGGCCGTATTGCTAAACAGTTGATCATGTCTGACAAATGTGCATGCTGGACATTGTTCTTTACTTGTGTAACGCTCTGGGAATTGGCCAGGCATTCCATAGCATTGACAAAAGATTTCctcacaaatgtaaaaataagttgTAACATAAAATAAGGGCttctttatttctcttctctCCATCAGCAGACTTTGAGCAGGACTTCTGCGGTCCCGACAAAGAGCTGGATGAGGAGACTTGTCAGTGTGTATGCCGAAAACAGCTGCGAACGGCAGGCTGTGGACCGCACCACTATTTGGACAAGAAcacctgtcagtgtgtgtgtaaaGCGAAGCCTTCTTCCTGCAGGCCTCAACAGAGCTTCAACAAGGACACCTGCCAGTGCACCTGCACCAAGGTGTGTCCTAGCAGTCAGCCTCTCAACCGCaccaaatgtgtgtgtgaatgcacagaGTCCCCTAACAAGTGCTTCTTAAAAGGAAGGCGGTTCCACCCGGGCACATGCAGGTGAGAAAAGAGTTTGCTGataatgtaaactaatatattatTGTAAGGTGTTACAATAGATTCACAGCCTCTATTTTGTCAaagatttactgtatatttgtatCAGTTTCATCATTTTATAATTGAAATTTTATCATTAGGTATTTTTGCATATTGATCCATTTTCTGCAAGTAATACTATGGATggtgtttctttttaaaatagcTCTTGATAAAATGTTACTGCTGCACTTTAAAGcattagttcacccgagaataaAAATTTGTctatcttctactcaccctcgaattATCCttggtgtatgtgactttcttctttcagaataatccagttggagttatattaaaaattgtacttgctcttccaagcctttcaatggggtaagcgtgtttgttttcaaatgctcagaagacgtgaaataaagtgcacacatctgtaataaaacgtccctcagtGAGTCAGCagaagttagaaaaaaaaagtgtttattacgtttgaaatctggatgtttattttacaaaaacacatggattttcTACAGGGAgactttattcaccccctggagccgtgtgagggacattttattacagatgcacacactttatttcacgtctctTGAACTGTTCACAACAAACATctgcttacccccattgaaaggcctggaagagcaaggacaatattttcgattggattattctgaaagaataaagtcacACACACCAAGGATGCTTTgagagtgaactaaccctttaaatggtacagTGATGTCAGATAGTAATACCATTTCCCCCCCTCTTTTTCTAAGTTGTGTCAGGCCACCGTGTAACATGGACCCCAAGAAAAGAGGATGTAATGATGATGAGTATTTCAGTGAGGAACTGTGTCGCTGCATACCCACATACTGGGGGAGACTGAACTAAACACAACTAACAGCTCAGGTGGCGCTGAATACTCACGGACACGTTGACATTTGGAGCAGTGCTATGTTCGGCTGCTGCTTATCCGACTCACATGTGCTAGTCATGTGGACTAGCATGGAGTATTGGGAGACGAGAAATGTCCACATTCAACCCCACATATCAAGCATGGGGTGAGCTATCAAGGACCGAGAGAGATATTTCTAAAGGCTGGAGccatgttttttcattgttttaattaaattgtctATTCGTATTTGTCAGATActgattatataatttattgccatgaaatgttttgaaactcCCTTGTTCATAGCATTCATTTCGAATCTCTGCGAAGAAAAAACACTGTgatcaatatttttatatcatgTTAAGTCCcgtaaaataaagtataaagttGTATTATATATTGTTAACTTATTTATCTTATTGAAGTAATACTGCACATGATTCAAATGTATTCAGTTTTGACTATCAAATATATGCACCTATCATTCCAGATTAAATTCTATCAAACTGACAGTGCAAGCCAGCAAAGaaaaggtttttgtgtgtgtgtgtgtgtgtgtgttggaagcATTGCTTGTTGACAGTCTAAGACCATTACGCAAGTCAACCAACAATACCGAAGACTCTGAATGGAAATACAGCACATAAACCTGGATATCGACCATTAGCTGAAAACCGGTGCTACATGTATGCAGTTGCATAAGAGTTACATGAGTGACAATATACGCTTGGATGAATGGAACCTACATCATGTCCAACCTGCCTCCTTAAGAAACAGCAGTATTAAGTGGAGAAAGTTGACCTCTGAGTGACATCAGTGGTCTTTTAAGACTTTTGACCtcggtaaataaatacataggaGGAATGTGATTGGCCCAACTCCACTTGGTGTCCGCCACATTTTCAGCTTGacactgtaaatataataaatcacCTCTGCTTCCATCCCAGTACTTGTGTCTGTGTCTGCCAAAAGTGTGCATGTGATTTTTCACTGTTTCTCATTCAATAGAAAGTAGCTCCATAATAGAACCATAATCTTCAGCCATCGGATGAGAAGGATCAAAAACAAGCCCTGGAGCTAAATCCAGCACGACTTTTGTCTTCAAGCATATTCATACATCAGGTGGCCTCTTTCCCTTGTTTTTTAACCCAAGccaacacatacacaaacacgcacatgcagtggcatgcaaaagtttgggaaccccatGTAGAATCTTTggaaatttttataattttaacaaaataagagagatcataaaaaaatgcatgttattaattattaaaataaccacatttatgtttgggaacccttggttcttaataatgTGCGTGGTTAGTTGGATGATCCatggctgtttttatttatttatttatttatttgttttgtgatgtttgttcacgagtcccttgtttgttctgaacggCTAAACTGAGCACTGTTTTTCAGTAATCAGTtttcctgcagattcttcagtttttcagcagcttttgcatatttgaaccctttgcagcagtgactgtatgattttgagatctatcttttcacactgaggacaattgagggactcagacacaactattaaaaaaaggtcaaacattcactgatgcttcagaaggagaaacgatgcattaagagctgaggggtgaaaacttttggaatttgaataTCAAGGtcaattgtacttaatttgtcttCCGGAAAACATGCAAGTATCTTTATTTGTTTCTGAAGGgcagtaaatgaaaaaaatatgtttcaacaaaataagaaaaaaatggaCATCTTcaccctgttcaaaagttttcatccCCTGGCTCTTAATACATCGTGTTTCTTTCTGGAGCATCAGTAGATGATCAGTATTCATCagtatttttctgaagaacagtgcgTAGTTTAATTGTTCAGAACAagcaagggactcatgaacaaccatcacaaaataAAGAACAGTAATGGTTCATCCAGGTAACCACACAAAGTAGTAaaaaccaagggttcccaaactttttaatgggcttattttaataattttagctaTTTTCtttcttgtggactaaatgtaaacatattttatgtgaaatatcttactcaggacagtactaaataaaaaaaaaaaaatta from Carassius auratus strain Wakin chromosome 1, ASM336829v1, whole genome shotgun sequence includes these protein-coding regions:
- the LOC113112853 gene encoding vascular endothelial growth factor C-like isoform X3, encoding MHLFGISVFCLALFHANLALESGQDYYDYDYDQDQGDAMEHSEPDLMEQLRSAGSVDELMRMVYPSYWSMLKCRSKMGSRLPHRDHSSTETRCGGCCNSEEQVCKNMSTSYVSKTLFEITVPMKYGPKPVTISFANHTSCSCLSKQDLYRQQHSIIRRALPECHVANKTCPKNHSWSNRLCRCVPLPDTLFSESNYADFEQDFCGPDKELDEETCQCVCRKQLRTAGCGPHHYLDKNTCQCVCKAKPSSCRPQQSFNKDTCQCTCTKVCPSSQPLNRTKCVCECTESPNKCFLKGRRFHPGTCSCVRPPCNMDPKKRGCNDDEYFSEELCRCIPTYWGRLN